The region TTGAAAGAAAGATGGCTATGCGCCTGGGCGTGAAGCGGCTATTCGACATCGCAGCCTCCGTCAGCGCCCTCATCGTGCTGGCGCCGTTTTTTCTGGCGATCGCTCTCTTCATCAAACTCGACGATGGCGGCCCGGTATTTTTCCGCCAGATCCGCTGGGGACTGAACGGCCGCAAGATCGTGGTGTTCAAATTCCGCTCGATGCGCGCCGAAGATTGTGATCCGAGCGGCATTCGGCAGACCGTCAAGGGCGACAGCCGCATGACCGGCATCGGCGCGGTGCTCCGAAGGACCAACATCGACGAACTGCCGCAGCTTTTCAACGTCCTTCTCGGCGATATGTCGCTGGTCGGTCCACGCTGCCATGCGATCAACATGCGCGCAGCCGGTCGGCTCTACGAGGAACTGGTGCCGGACTACCATCAGCGCCACATTATGCGCCCCGGCATCACCGGCCTTGCGCAGACGCGCGGCTGGCGCGGCCCGACGGCGCGACCGCTGCAGGCCCGCGCCCGTATCGCCAGCGATATCTATTACGTCCAGAATTTCAGCTTGCTGCTCGACCTGAACATTCTATTCAAGACGCTTATCATCGAGCTGCGCGGCGGTACCGGCTTCTGAGGCTATCCGGCCTGTCGGCAAAGCGGCTATAGCGGCCGATTACTCGTTTGAAGCCACCAACGGGCACTACCCGCCGGCCCCGAGAGATCAGCAAAATACAAAAAGGCGGCTGTTGAGCCGCCTTTCATTGTTGCAAAAGTGATTGCGATCAATCCTGCTGGACGATGCCGCTCAGATGCGTCAGTTCCATGATGAAATGCTCGAGCTTCGACTTGTGCTCATGCAGTTCGGTATTCTCGAGTTCCGCGCGGGCCGCCTCGATGCGCCGGGTCAGCTCGTCCTTGTGAAGTTCCTCGACCGGCACGGCGGATTCGGCAAGCAATGTGCAGCCGGTCGGCAGAATATCGGCAAAACCGCCGAATACAACGTAATCTTGCTTCTTGCCGGACGCCGAACGCACGCTCACGACACCCGGCTTGACCGTCGTCATCGTTGGCGCGTGGTGCGCCATGACGGTCATTTCGCCCTCAGTCGCGGGGATGACGACCTCGGTCACCATCTCCGACAGCAGCAGACGCTCCGGCGAAACGAGCTCAAAGTTGAAATTGTCAGCCATCAGTGACTTACCTTCTCGGCTATGGCTTTCGCATCTTGCAATTGGGTCCCGCAGAACGGGCAGTGCATTATCGCTTGGTCGAGATAACCGAGGCCTTCCTCGCTCTGAACCAGCCCCACAACCATCATCAGCACGCCATTATCGGCGCGATAGATGGTCGGCGCGGCTGGGTCGGGAAGATCCGCCACGACCCCCTTCAAGGAATCGCAGCAGAATATCTCGTCTAGCGCGTCGCTCATCAAGCAGCTGCGAGCTTCTTGGCCTTTTCGACCGCTTCTTCCATCGAGCCGACCATGTAGAAGGCGGCTTCCGGCAGGTGATCGTATTCGCCGTTGACGAGGCCCTTGAAGCCCTTGATCGTGTCTTCGAGAGCAACCAGCTTACCCGGCGAGCCGGTGAAGACTTCGGCGACGAAGAACGGCTGCGACAGGAAACGCTCGATCTTGCGGGCGCGGGCAACGGCGATCTTGTCCTCTTCCGACAGTTCGTCCATGCCCAGGATGGCGATGATGTCCTGCAGGGCCTTGTAGCGCTGCAGCGTCGACTGGACCTTACGGGCGACTTCGTAATGCTCTTCGCCGACGACCATCGGGTCGAGCATGCGCGAGGTCGAGTCGAGCGGGTCGACGGCCGGGTAGATGCCCTTTTCGGCGATCGAGCGCGACAGAACCGTCGTCGCATCAAGATGCGCGAACGAGGTTGCCGGCGCCGGGTCGGTCAAGTCGTCGGCCGGAACGTAAATGGCCTGGACCGAGGTGATCGAGCCGGTCGTCGTCGTGGTGATGCGTTCCTGCATCTGGCCCATGTCGGTTGCGAGCGTCGGCTGATAGCCGACGGCCGACGGGATGCGGCCGAGCAGCGCCGACACTTCCGAACCTGCCTGGGTGAAGCGGAAAATGTTGTCGACGAAGAACAGAACGTCCTGGCCCTGGTCGCGGAAATGTTCGGCGACCGTCAGGCCGGTCAGAGCAACGCGGGCACGGGCGCCCGGCGGTTCGTTCATCTGGCCGTAAACCAGCGCAGCCTTGGAGCCTTCGCCGCCGCCATGCTTGTTGACGTTCGATTCGATCATTTCATGATAAAGGTCGTTGCCTTCGCGGGTACGTTCACCGACGCCTGCGAAAACCGAATAACCACCATGCGCCTTGGCGACGTTGTTGATCAGTTCCATGATCAGAACGGTCTTGCCGACGCCGGCGCCGCCGAACAGGCCGATCTTGCCGCCGCGTGCATAAGGCGCCAGAAGGTCGACGACCTTGATGCCGGTGACGAGAATCTGCGATTCCGTCGACTGCTCGACATAGGCAGGCGCATCCTGGTGGATGGCGCGCTTATGGGCGGTGACCAGCGGACCGGCTTCGTCGACCGGCTCGCCGATGACGTTCATGATGCGGCCGAGCGTTTCGTTGCCGACCGGAACCATGATCGGAGCGCCGGTATCGCTGACTTCCTGGCCGCGGACCAGACCTTCGCTCGAGTCCATCGCGATGGTGCGGACTTCGTTTTCGCCAAGGTGCTGTGCAACTTCGAGAACCAGGCGGTTGCCGTTGTTGGTGGTTTCCAGCGCGTTCAGGATCTTCGGCAGTTCGCCTTCGAAAGCAACGTCGACGACGGCGCCGATAACCTGGGTGACTCTGCCGACAGAGCCGGTCTTGGGGGTAGCTGCCTCAGCCATTTTCTGACCCTCTTTTCCTAGCTTCAGAGCGCTTCCGCGCCCGAAATGATTTCAATGAGTTCCTTGGTGATCTGCGCCTGACGCTGGCGGTTGTAGCTCAGCGTCAGTTTGTTGATCATCTCACCGGCATTACGCGTCGCATTGTCCATGGCGCTCATCTTCGCGCCCATCTCGCCGGCGACGTTCTCTAGGAGCGCGCGGAAGATCTGGACGGAAATGTTGCGCGGGATCAGATCTTCGAGGATCGACGCCGGATCCGGCTCATATTCATAGACCGCGCCCGCATGCGCCGCATCTTCGGCCTGCACCGCGCCGGTCGAAGCCGGGATGAGCTGCTGCGCCGTCGGGATCTGGCTGATCACCGACTTGAATTCGGAATAGAACAGCGTGCAGACGTCGAACTCGCCGGCGTCATACATCTCGATGATACGCTTGCCGATCTGATCGGCATTCTCGAAGCCGACCCGCTTGACGTCGCGCAATTCCTTGCGCTCGATGATCAGCGAAGCGAATTCGCGGCGAAGAATGTCGTAACCCTTCTTGCCGACGGTGAAGATCTTCACCGTCTTGCCCTCGGCAACCAGCTTGCGCACATGATCACGCGCAAAGCGGGCGATCTGCGAGTTGAAGCCGCCGCAAAGGCCGCGCTCGGCCGTGCAGACCACCAGCAGATGAACCTGGTCCTTGCCGGTGCCGGTCATCAGCGTCGGTGCGCCGTCCGCATCGGTGACGGCCTTGGCGATATTCGCCAGAACCGCACCCATGCGCTGCGAATAAGGCCGGGCGGCCTCGGCCGCCTCCTGCGCACGCCGAAGCTTCGCCGCGGCGACCATTTTCATCGCCTTGGTGATCTTCTGCGTCGCCTTGACGGAGGCGATCCGGTTTTTCAGATCCTTAAGTGAAGGCATCCGTGATCCGTCCTAACTTAGGGCCTGATTACGAGAAAGACTTTGCGAAGCTATCGAGAGCAGCAGTGAGCTTGCCCCTGGTATCGTCGCTGATTGCCTTTTCCGTGCGGATCGCGTCGAGAATGGCGGAGCCTTCCGAACGCAGATAGGAGAGGAAGCCCTGCTCGAACTTGCCGACCGAAGCCACCGGCAGCTTGTCGAGGTAGCCGTTGACGCCGGCGAAGATCACCGCGACCTGCTCTTCCGTCTTCAGCGGCGAGAACTGCGGCTGCTTCAGGAGTTCGGTCAGGCGTGCGCCGCGGTTCAAGAGGCGCTGCGTTGCAGCGTCGAGGTCCGAACCGAACTGGGCGAAGGCGGCCATTTCGCGATACTGGGCGAGTTCGCCCTTGATCGAGCCGGCAACCTGCTTCATCGCCTTGATCTGCGCGGCGGAACCGACGCGCGAGACCGACAGGCCGACGTTCACGGCCGGGCGGATACCCTGGTAGAACAGGTCGGTTTCAAGGAAGATCTGGCCGTCGGTGATCGAGATCACGTTGGTCGGAATGAAGGCCGACACGTCGTTGCCCTGCGTTTCGATGACGGGCAGAGCGGTCAGCGAACCGGCGCCCTTGTCGTCGTTCATCTTCGCAGCACGCTCGAGCAGGCGCGAGTGCAGGTAGAAAACGTCGCCCGGATAGGCTTCGCGGCCCGGCGGGCGGCGCAGCAGCAGCGACATCTGGCGGTAGGATACCGCCTGCTTCGACAGGTCGTCGTAACCGATCAGCGCATGCATGCCGTTATCGCGGAAATATTCGCCCATGGCGCAGCCGGCAAACGGAGCCAGGAACTGCATCGGCGCCGGATCGGAAGCGGTGGCGGCAACGATGATCGAGTACTTCAGTGCGCCGCGCTCTTCGAGCACCTTGACGAACTGGGCAACGGTCGAGCGCTTCTGGCCGACGGCGACGTAGACGCAGTAAAGCTTCTCGCCTTCCGGACCGTTGTCGTGAATGGCCTTCTGGTTGAGGAAGGCATCGAGCAGGATCGCGGTCTTGCCGGTCTGGCGGTCGCCGATGACGAGCTCGCGCTGGCCGCGGCCGACCGGGATCAGCGCATCGATAGCCTTGAGGCCGGTCGACATCGGCTCATGAACCGACTTGCGGGGAATGATGCCGGGAGCCTTGACGTCGACGCGCGAACGGCGCGTCGCGTTGATCGGGCCCTTGCCGTCGATCGGATTGCCGAGTGCGTCGACGACGCGGCCGAGCAGTTCGGGACCAACGGGAACGTCGACGATGGCGCCGGTCCGCTTGACGGTGTCGCCTTCCTTGATGTCGCGGTCGGAGCCGAAAATAACGACGCCGACATTGTCGGATTCAAGGTTCAAAGCCATGCCGCGGATGCCGCCGGGGAACTCGACCATTTCGCCGGCCTGGACATTGTCCAGACCATAGACGCGGGCGATACCGTCACCGACGGAGAGAACCTGGCCGACTTCCGAGACTTCTGCCTCTTTGCCGAAATTTTTGATCTGGTCTTTGAGAATTGCGGAAATTTCCGCGGCGCGGATATCCATCAGCCAACCTCTTTCAATGCGAGCTTAAGAGTGGAGAGTTTGGTACGAAGAGACGTATCAATCTGGCGGGACCCGACCTTTACGATCAGACCACCAAGAATTGACGGATCAACCGTGACAGCAATCGTCACGTCTTTGCCGGTAACGCTCTTGAGTGCCACCTTCAATTCGGTTTCCTGCGCTTGCGAAAGCGCATGCGCCGAGGTGACCTCGGCGGAGATTTCACCGCGATGGTTCGCGGCGATGATGCGGAAGGCCTTGATCATGCCCGGCAGGGCAAACAGGCGGCGATTGCGCGCCACGACCTTCAGGAAATTGGCGAAGAAGCCGCTGATTCCGGCCTTCTCGCTGATAGCGACGATCGCCTTCAGCTGGTCCTCGGCAGAGAAAACCGGGCTTGCTACGAAGCGCTTCAGATCGGCGCTCTCGTCCAGCATCACCTGAAAACGGTCAAGATCGGCGGTTACGCTGTCGATGGCGCCCTGCTCGAGCGCCAGATCGAAAAGCGAC is a window of Rhizobium sp. N324 DNA encoding:
- a CDS encoding sugar transferase; its protein translation is MNAFTSKTNSRFDPSQRQDKTKTLVVANSNIRQPSSFSPVERKMAMRLGVKRLFDIAASVSALIVLAPFFLAIALFIKLDDGGPVFFRQIRWGLNGRKIVVFKFRSMRAEDCDPSGIRQTVKGDSRMTGIGAVLRRTNIDELPQLFNVLLGDMSLVGPRCHAINMRAAGRLYEELVPDYHQRHIMRPGITGLAQTRGWRGPTARPLQARARIASDIYYVQNFSLLLDLNILFKTLIIELRGGTGF
- the atpA gene encoding F0F1 ATP synthase subunit alpha; translated protein: MDIRAAEISAILKDQIKNFGKEAEVSEVGQVLSVGDGIARVYGLDNVQAGEMVEFPGGIRGMALNLESDNVGVVIFGSDRDIKEGDTVKRTGAIVDVPVGPELLGRVVDALGNPIDGKGPINATRRSRVDVKAPGIIPRKSVHEPMSTGLKAIDALIPVGRGQRELVIGDRQTGKTAILLDAFLNQKAIHDNGPEGEKLYCVYVAVGQKRSTVAQFVKVLEERGALKYSIIVAATASDPAPMQFLAPFAGCAMGEYFRDNGMHALIGYDDLSKQAVSYRQMSLLLRRPPGREAYPGDVFYLHSRLLERAAKMNDDKGAGSLTALPVIETQGNDVSAFIPTNVISITDGQIFLETDLFYQGIRPAVNVGLSVSRVGSAAQIKAMKQVAGSIKGELAQYREMAAFAQFGSDLDAATQRLLNRGARLTELLKQPQFSPLKTEEQVAVIFAGVNGYLDKLPVASVGKFEQGFLSYLRSEGSAILDAIRTEKAISDDTRGKLTAALDSFAKSFS
- a CDS encoding F0F1 ATP synthase subunit gamma codes for the protein MPSLKDLKNRIASVKATQKITKAMKMVAAAKLRRAQEAAEAARPYSQRMGAVLANIAKAVTDADGAPTLMTGTGKDQVHLLVVCTAERGLCGGFNSQIARFARDHVRKLVAEGKTVKIFTVGKKGYDILRREFASLIIERKELRDVKRVGFENADQIGKRIIEMYDAGEFDVCTLFYSEFKSVISQIPTAQQLIPASTGAVQAEDAAHAGAVYEYEPDPASILEDLIPRNISVQIFRALLENVAGEMGAKMSAMDNATRNAGEMINKLTLSYNRQRQAQITKELIEIISGAEAL
- the atpD gene encoding F0F1 ATP synthase subunit beta; translated protein: MAEAATPKTGSVGRVTQVIGAVVDVAFEGELPKILNALETTNNGNRLVLEVAQHLGENEVRTIAMDSSEGLVRGQEVSDTGAPIMVPVGNETLGRIMNVIGEPVDEAGPLVTAHKRAIHQDAPAYVEQSTESQILVTGIKVVDLLAPYARGGKIGLFGGAGVGKTVLIMELINNVAKAHGGYSVFAGVGERTREGNDLYHEMIESNVNKHGGGEGSKAALVYGQMNEPPGARARVALTGLTVAEHFRDQGQDVLFFVDNIFRFTQAGSEVSALLGRIPSAVGYQPTLATDMGQMQERITTTTTGSITSVQAIYVPADDLTDPAPATSFAHLDATTVLSRSIAEKGIYPAVDPLDSTSRMLDPMVVGEEHYEVARKVQSTLQRYKALQDIIAILGMDELSEEDKIAVARARKIERFLSQPFFVAEVFTGSPGKLVALEDTIKGFKGLVNGEYDHLPEAAFYMVGSMEEAVEKAKKLAAA
- a CDS encoding F0F1 ATP synthase subunit delta; this translates as MPVADTSQLTSGVAERYASSLFDLALEQGAIDSVTADLDRFQVMLDESADLKRFVASPVFSAEDQLKAIVAISEKAGISGFFANFLKVVARNRRLFALPGMIKAFRIIAANHRGEISAEVTSAHALSQAQETELKVALKSVTGKDVTIAVTVDPSILGGLIVKVGSRQIDTSLRTKLSTLKLALKEVG
- a CDS encoding F0F1 ATP synthase subunit epsilon — its product is MADNFNFELVSPERLLLSEMVTEVVIPATEGEMTVMAHHAPTMTTVKPGVVSVRSASGKKQDYVVFGGFADILPTGCTLLAESAVPVEELHKDELTRRIEAARAELENTELHEHKSKLEHFIMELTHLSGIVQQD